Within Moritella sp. Urea-trap-13, the genomic segment ACCTTTGCTGATGACCTGTCTGGGAGCTACATTTATAGCGCAGGCGCTGGGTGGTAAACCACTTTATTCTGAATTACTCAAATTATCATTGAGGGAGAATAAAGAATTAACGCAACACAAATAAGTAGAAAATAATTACACGACACGTTTCAGATTAAGTCATTATTAATTTAAAATATTACGACTAAAAAAATTAAAGCATCCGATAAAGGATGCTTTAATTTACAATAAGATTAAGTTCTACTCGCTCTTAGAATACCCACGCTAAACCAAATAGAATGTCTGCGGTTAGACGTTCTTCAGGCATGTTGTCGTACTCAACTGTTGTGTGATTATACTCAACAAACAAACTTGCAGTCGGCATTAGCGCATATTTAGCACGGAAAACCCACTCGGTGTAATTTTCAGTGTCGCCAAATGCTAGGATTTCAGGGCTGTAATGGAATTCAGCTTCTAAGCTAAATTCTTCAGTTAGACGTAAGCCACCTAAACCACCAAATGCCAATGCATAACCATCACCATTATCGTTATCCATTCTCAGGCCTTTCGCGCCCAGCTCAAAGAATGTTGCACCCGCATCTTGAAACGCATAAATACCAGTATCTAAGGTATAGCCGTTATCGATAGTTTGTAGGTAATCACCTTTAACCTTGAGTGCTTCTTGTAGCTCAACATCATAACCCAATACGATATTGTCGTTGTTGAACGCAAGTGAGACGTTTGATGCTGCACTACTAAAACTAGTAAGGCTAGCAAGTAATCCAGCCGTGATAACGAATGATTTTTTCAATGACACTTTATTCTTCCCAATGGCAAATGAGTGGTAGTTACATGTAATGATAGTGAACGAATAATTATTTTCAGCTGAAAAATGTTCGTCACTTCATACTTTTAATACTTTCGCACTATGCTACTGCATATTGGCTGTTTATAACATATATACATAAATAAAATCCGCTGATAACAGGTCTTTTAAACAATTTGCAAAATAAATATGACCTAGGGTCTATCTTAATACTGCTAAGATCGTTTAGAATAGCCGTCTAGATGTTAAAACTTCTACACATATGAACGTACATCACGTCGATTGTGTTTAAATTAAGAGAGAATTAAAACCATGGCTAAACACTTGTTTACCTCTGAGTCAGTATCAGAAGGTCATCCTGATAAAATTGCAGACCAAATCTCCGATGCTGTACTTGATGCAATCATCGCTCAAGACCCTAAAGCACGCGTAGCCTGTGAGACTTATGTTAAAACAGGTATGGTTATGGTTGGCGGTGAAGTTACTACTAACGCTTGGGTTGATATCGAAGAGATCACCCGTAAGACTGTACGTGAAATCGGTTACATCAACTCAGAAATGGGTTTTGACGCGGATTCTTGCGCAGTATTAAACACCATCGGTAAACAGTCTCCTGATATTAATCAAGGTGTTGATCGTGATGATCCACTAGAACAGGGTGCTGGCGACCAAGGTTTAATGTTTGGTTATGCAAACAATGAAACTGAAGAGTTAATGCCTGCGCCTATTACTTACTCACATAAGCTGGTTAAACGCCAAGCTGAAGTGCGTAAAAGTGGCACACTTCCTTGGTTACGTCCTGATGCAAAAAGCCAAATCACATTTGCTTATGACGACGGTAAAATTGTTGGTATCGATGCAGTTGTTCTTTCAACTCAGCATTCTGAAGATATCAAACAAGCAGACCTTGTTGAAGCTGTGATGGAAACTATCATCAAGCCAGTTCTACCTGAGCAATGGTTAAACAAAGACACTAAGTTCTTCATTAACCCAACTGGCCGTTTTGTTATCGGTGGTCCAGTAGGCGATTGTGGTCTAACTGGTCGTAAAATTATCGTGGATACATACGGCGGCATGGCTCGTCACGGCGGCGGTGCATTCTCTGGTAAAGATCCTTCAAAAGTTGACCGTAGTGCCGCATACGCAGCGCGTTATGTAGCGAAGAACATCGTAGCGGCTGGCTTAGCTGACCGTTGTGAAATCCAAGTTTCTTACGCTATCGGTGTTGCTGAACCAACGTCAATCTCTGTTGAAACATTCGGCACAGGTAAAGTAAGTGAAGAGCTATTAATTAAGCTTATTCGTGAACATTTTGAATTACGTCCACACGGTCTAATCAAAATGCTTGATCTTATGCGTCCTATTTATCAAAGTACGGCTGCTTATGGTCACTTTGGTCGTAGCGAATTCCCTTGGGAAGCGACAGACAAAGCTGAAATCCTACGTGATGCAGCTGGTCTTTAATCAACACTAGCGTTTAGCTAACAGTTGATCGCTTCTAATTAGATAGTTGATAGCTTTTAATTAGGTAGTTGATAGTAAGAGGCGCTTTTGGTAATTTAACCAAAGCGCCTTTTTTTATAGATGACGATCATGCAAGACAGCTCAGCTCAGCCAAATTCAACGCCAATTCTCAATCCACAAACTCTTAATCAACAGAGTATCGAGAAGTTAGTGCTAGACAAGATCACCGCCTGTTATCTGCAAGCAGAACAACGTTTAAATCGCACTTTCTCCCGTCCAATTATCAATTTCAATCAACGTGGTAAAGCCGCCGGTAGCGCCAGATTACAAACCAATGAGTTACGCTTTAACCCTATTTTATTACAAGAAAACCAGCAACACTTTATAATGCATACCGTCCCTCATGAAGTTGCTCACCTATTAACGTATCAACTTTATGGTCGTACTAAGCCGCACGGCAAAGAGTGGCAGCAAATCATGAATCAAGTATTTGACCTCGCAGCCAAAACAACACATCAATATGACGTCGCCAGCGTAAAAGGTAAAACCTTTAGCTATGTTTGTCAGTGCACAAACCACCAACTAACTATTCGTCGTCATAATAAAATAGAGCGTGATAATATCAAATATATCTGTCGTTTATGCAAACAAAGTTTAAGCCGAGAACATTAAATAACATTTAATAACAGTAAGTTAACTTTACACCAGAGAAGTGACAAGGTGTTTGATAATAATCTGAAAAATAAGCTTATATAGGTGTATTTATCTAATATCATCAGATAAAATGACGCTATACATACTATTGTGATAGGGAACTAGGTTATGACTCACACGTTAGATACTGCGAAATCAACCGATTATGAAATGGAAAAACTGATAACAGCAGTTTTAAAGCGTAACAAAGATCAAGCAGAGCAAATTGCTCGTAGTCTCGATCTCAGCGCTTTATCTATCTCTCAACGTATTTTCATGGCGAAGTCCGGTGTGTTAAAAGAAAAAATGCTAATAGATTCTGATATCGCCGTGCGTTACGCCGCGTCTCGCGCAAACTAATCACGTCGAACTCAAATCTAAAGAGCAGTTGTTATCATCTGCTCTTTTTTTATGCCTGCTTTTTAGCGCTCCTTTTTATACCGTCACGTCCCTCCGTAGACTCAAAAATTTAGTTTCGTCTCCTCTTTTTTAAATCATCTATTTCAGCGTCATCATAAGTTGCCATTAAATAACCCCTGCAATCACAAAACCACACTAATTTCACTATCCTAAAGTCTTATTTTAGCTGTGCTACAATGTTGAATTATTACATTGGAGCAGTCTGTAATGTTAAAACAACTCAGTATTATGGTTATATCAACCACGTTATTACTCCCCTCTTTCTCTTATGCTTCTGATAATGGCAATCAAACTAACCAATCTTTTAGTAAAGCCAAAAAGATGCTCGAAAGGCAGGTATACAATGATGTACCTAAGCTGACTATCTATTGCCTAGCTGATTTCAATAGTAAAAAGAAGATCACCGACCACAATGGTTTTACATCAACAAAACATGTAAAGCGTCAGGCCAAAGTGGAATGGGAACACGTAGTGCCAGCAGAGAATTTCGGGCGTAACTTTAGCGAGTGGCGTGAAGGTGATAACGCCTGTGTGAACAGCAAAGGTAAGAGTTTCAAAGGTCGTCGTTGCGCCGAAAAAATGAATATCCCTTACCGTTACATGCAAGCGGATATGTATAATCTGTACCCTGCTATTGGTGCTGTTAATGCTCTGCGTAGTAACTATAATTTTGCATCTCAGGTAACCGCAGAGAAAAATCAATTCGGTAGCTGCCCGATCAAAATTAACAACAAAACAGTACAGCCGCCCAATTATGCCAAAGGCCAAATAGCCCGTGCTTATCTGTATATGGAAGCTGCTTATCCAGCCTATAACATAGGTAGACAAAAACGTGAGTTGCAAGCATGGGATAAACAATACCCAGTAACGCAGACTGAATGTCGACGTACACAACTGATTGAAAGCCTGCAGGGGAATGAAAATAGGGTAGTTAAGTCGGCGTGTATAGATCGTGGGTTGTGGTAACAACGTAAAATAACGAATAGCGCTACAAGGTCTACATCGCCACGTTTAACTGTCGCCTTGTAGACTTATTGTGTGTTTGCATGGTGCCACTGTCGTTGTAACTCTGCGTGGTTCACGCCAATCCATTTTTGTAATCCCTGTAATTGCTTAAACGGAATCACACCACTTATGACACTACCGTCAGCAATCGCGACACGGCAGTTTCTTTCTTTATATTGCGCTAATACATGCGGTACTGCCACTTTATTAGGGCTACCAATTTGAGTCGCTAAACCCAAAAATATTGTACTCGATGGCATTACTTTACCTGTAACATAGCTTTAGACATGTATGATTATCATTAAATTCTCATGAAAATAAAGAGTAAAAATAAAAGTAAACACCAAGTATTATGCCTACACGCTAATTTTTGATTATATTAAATAGCTAAGGCATTAATAAATCATACAAATTCGGTGTATGCAGCTCCATATAAATCGCTGGCGATGCTAATGCTGTAAATCCAAATTTGTGATATAAAGCATGCGCATCTCTAGTCGCTAGCATCATACGTCTGAGTCCCTGTAATTCTGGATGCTCTAATATCGCTGCCATCAGCAATTTACTCAAGCCTTTAGCCTGGTGTGCTTCTAACACAAATACGTCAGCTAAATAGGCAAAAGTAGCCTTGTCGGTGATCATGCGTGCAAAGCCTACTTGCTCACCTGCTTGGGTAAACACACCAAAACATAATGAATTTTCAAGCGCTCGCTGTAAGGTTGCAACAGGGATCCCTTTCGCCCAATATGACCCAGCTATAAACCCGTGTATAACATCTAAATCCATATCAGAAAAATTAGCACTGACGTTATAAGCTTCATCCATAATTATTACCTTCCTTATTACTTAAATTGCTAGCAGCCATTAATACTTAACACCCATTTAAGGTTACAATAACCTATATAATAACTTTATTGTTAACAAAGGATTGCCATGAAAATTGATCTCACATTAAGCGGCTTAGTTGCACAGAAGCACACATTTACCTTGCCACTTGATTACAACAAGCCTGACGGTGACAGTATTAACGTCTTTGTACGTGAACTTGTCGCGTCAGATAAACAAGATCAAGACCTACCGTATTTGGTTTATTTTCAAGGTGGTCCAGGCTTTGCCGCTGTACGTCCAATGGCCAATGGCGGCTGGATCAAACGGGCATTACAAGAATATCGGGTATTACTATTAGATCAGCGTGGCACAGGACTATCAACACCTATCAGTTCAGTCAGTCTTGGCCACTTAACACCCAGTGAACAAGCTAACTACTTAAGCCATTTCCGCGCCGATAATATTGTCCGTGATGCTGAAGCGATCCGAGCACAGTTATCACCATTTAATACTTGGAGCATCATCGGCCAAAGCTTTGGTGGTTTCTGTGTATTACGTTATTTAACCGCGGCGCCAGAAGGCCTAACGCAAGCCTTTGTTACCGGCGGATTACCTTCACTAACACGTCCTGCGGATGAAGTTTACCAAGCAACCTATAAACGTGTGCTAGCAAAAAATAGCGACTTCTTTAATCGTTTTAGCGACGCGCAAGATCTTGTCACTGCATTAGCAACACATATTAGCGAACACGATACTTACCTTGCCACAGGTGAGAAGCTTACCGTTGAAATGTTACAACTGCTTGGTGTTAACATCGGTATGGAAGAAGGCCCTGAAGCGGTTTATTACTTACTGGAACAGGCGCTTATCACTACACCGCAAGGCACGCAAGTTAACCCGCTATTCTTAGCACAGTTCTGTCAGTTCCTTGATTTCAATAGCAACCCGCTCTTTGCCGTGCTGCACGAGTCTATCTATTGCCAGCAGCAAGCATCAAATTGGGCTGCGCATACTGTTCGCGCTGATTATGATGAATTTAATTACAAGCCGGGTCAGCCGTTCTTATTCACTGGTGAAATGATTTATCCGTGGATGTTCGAACAATTTAATAACTTAAAACCACTGCAAGCAGCGGCGCAACAGTTGGCAGGTAAACAAGATTGGTCAGATCTTTACGACCTTGAAGTACTTAAAAATAATAAAGTACCAGTGGCCGCAGCTATTTATAGCGAAGACATGTATGTGGAAATGCAATACAGCCTAGAAACCGCTGCACGCGTTAATAACCTCAAGTACTGGTTAACGTCTGAGTTCGAACACAACGGTATCCGTATGGACGGTGATAAAGTGCTGAGTAAGCTTATCGACCTAAATAATGGTGTTACGCTGCGCTAACCACATAATTAAAACTTGTCAGCCTGCTGCTGCAACCAAGCTAATAACACCTTAACGCGCGGGTTAGGTGTTATATCTGCGCTATATACCGCGTGATATTGATACGTGGCAGGGCTAATCAGTGCCGGAAAAGGCGCGATCAACTCACCACTGCGTAAATGTTTATCAACTAGACGTTTACGACCAATCGCCAAGCCAGCATTATTAATCGCGGCAATCATAGCGAGATCGGAACGATCAAAACTTAAACCACGATTATAATTAACCCCACTTATCTGATGACGCTCGACCCATTCTAACCATTCCGCATTATAAGCCGCTTGGGGCCAAGCTTTGCAATCATGCAATAGGCTGCAATGACGAATATTGTCGGGGTTATCAATTAGGTTATGTAACTCAGCATAAGCCGGAGAGCAGACTGGCGTGACTTCTTCTGACATTAATTCAATGTTTGATAATCCCGGAAAAGGCCCCGAGGTATAATAAAGCGCAACATCAATAAATTCAGTTTGAAAATTAATATCATCATTACCGGTCAGAATATCCAACTGAATAGCCGGATATTGACGATGGAAATCATGGATACGTGGTACCAGCCAACACAATGAAATAGACGGTCGGGCATAGATTGTCAGACGACCAGATAATTCATTACTGCGAATATCATTTAACTCTTCATCCAATGAATTAAATAACTGCTCGCAACTGCGGCATAAGCGTGCACCCTCGCCCGTCAATTTAAGCTGTTTATGCAAACGATGAAACAGCTTAAAACCAAGTTCTTGCTCCAGCTTGGCAATGCGATGACTCACGGCGCTAGGGCTGAGGAAAAGCACCTCTGCCGCTTGCGTAAATGAACCATACTGCGCTGCTTTAACAAAAGTATCTAGGTTAGCTAATTGACTACCGCTAAATTTTTTATGACTACCGAATGTTAATTCCATGACTAAAATACTTCCATTATAAACAAAACCGAGTCCTAAGAGACCGTCGTTGAATTTAACAGATCGCATATCAAAAGGCTCAACTTTTAGCGAGTTGTAAATAGGCTGTCATTTCCGCCTCTGGCACCATACCGCCGCCAGTAGCCCAGACTAAATGGGTAGCATTCACTAATTTATCAGTAAGTTGCATTCGTTCAAGGTAATCCGCATTGTTGGTAACATGAACAATACCCGGCATGCCTGCCAGTGCAGAAGGCTCTAATTTAAGCAGTTCAGTCTCATGTACCAGCCCTAATAACTGATACATGTCCGCATCTGTTAAGGTGATATAACCATCTAACATCCGCTCCATCGCTTTACCGATAAACCCCGAAGCGCGACCAACAGCAAGGCCGTCGGCAGCCGTGACATTATCAATACCGAGATCTTGCACCGAGATCTGATCATGCAACCCAGTATAAACGCCTAACAACATACACGGAGAATGAG encodes:
- a CDS encoding YfaZ family outer membrane protein gives rise to the protein MSLKKSFVITAGLLASLTSFSSAASNVSLAFNNDNIVLGYDVELQEALKVKGDYLQTIDNGYTLDTGIYAFQDAGATFFELGAKGLRMDNDNGDGYALAFGGLGGLRLTEEFSLEAEFHYSPEILAFGDTENYTEWVFRAKYALMPTASLFVEYNHTTVEYDNMPEERLTADILFGLAWVF
- the metK gene encoding methionine adenosyltransferase; amino-acid sequence: MAKHLFTSESVSEGHPDKIADQISDAVLDAIIAQDPKARVACETYVKTGMVMVGGEVTTNAWVDIEEITRKTVREIGYINSEMGFDADSCAVLNTIGKQSPDINQGVDRDDPLEQGAGDQGLMFGYANNETEELMPAPITYSHKLVKRQAEVRKSGTLPWLRPDAKSQITFAYDDGKIVGIDAVVLSTQHSEDIKQADLVEAVMETIIKPVLPEQWLNKDTKFFINPTGRFVIGGPVGDCGLTGRKIIVDTYGGMARHGGGAFSGKDPSKVDRSAAYAARYVAKNIVAAGLADRCEIQVSYAIGVAEPTSISVETFGTGKVSEELLIKLIREHFELRPHGLIKMLDLMRPIYQSTAAYGHFGRSEFPWEATDKAEILRDAAGL
- a CDS encoding SprT family zinc-dependent metalloprotease produces the protein MQDSSAQPNSTPILNPQTLNQQSIEKLVLDKITACYLQAEQRLNRTFSRPIINFNQRGKAAGSARLQTNELRFNPILLQENQQHFIMHTVPHEVAHLLTYQLYGRTKPHGKEWQQIMNQVFDLAAKTTHQYDVASVKGKTFSYVCQCTNHQLTIRRHNKIERDNIKYICRLCKQSLSREH
- a CDS encoding endonuclease, producing the protein MLKQLSIMVISTTLLLPSFSYASDNGNQTNQSFSKAKKMLERQVYNDVPKLTIYCLADFNSKKKITDHNGFTSTKHVKRQAKVEWEHVVPAENFGRNFSEWREGDNACVNSKGKSFKGRRCAEKMNIPYRYMQADMYNLYPAIGAVNALRSNYNFASQVTAEKNQFGSCPIKINNKTVQPPNYAKGQIARAYLYMEAAYPAYNIGRQKRELQAWDKQYPVTQTECRRTQLIESLQGNENRVVKSACIDRGLW
- a CDS encoding DUF4160 domain-containing protein, translating into MPSSTIFLGLATQIGSPNKVAVPHVLAQYKERNCRVAIADGSVISGVIPFKQLQGLQKWIGVNHAELQRQWHHANTQ
- a CDS encoding GNAT family N-acetyltransferase produces the protein MDEAYNVSANFSDMDLDVIHGFIAGSYWAKGIPVATLQRALENSLCFGVFTQAGEQVGFARMITDKATFAYLADVFVLEAHQAKGLSKLLMAAILEHPELQGLRRMMLATRDAHALYHKFGFTALASPAIYMELHTPNLYDLLMP
- a CDS encoding alpha/beta fold hydrolase produces the protein MKIDLTLSGLVAQKHTFTLPLDYNKPDGDSINVFVRELVASDKQDQDLPYLVYFQGGPGFAAVRPMANGGWIKRALQEYRVLLLDQRGTGLSTPISSVSLGHLTPSEQANYLSHFRADNIVRDAEAIRAQLSPFNTWSIIGQSFGGFCVLRYLTAAPEGLTQAFVTGGLPSLTRPADEVYQATYKRVLAKNSDFFNRFSDAQDLVTALATHISEHDTYLATGEKLTVEMLQLLGVNIGMEEGPEAVYYLLEQALITTPQGTQVNPLFLAQFCQFLDFNSNPLFAVLHESIYCQQQASNWAAHTVRADYDEFNYKPGQPFLFTGEMIYPWMFEQFNNLKPLQAAAQQLAGKQDWSDLYDLEVLKNNKVPVAAAIYSEDMYVEMQYSLETAARVNNLKYWLTSEFEHNGIRMDGDKVLSKLIDLNNGVTLR
- the dsdC gene encoding DNA-binding transcriptional regulator DsdC codes for the protein MELTFGSHKKFSGSQLANLDTFVKAAQYGSFTQAAEVLFLSPSAVSHRIAKLEQELGFKLFHRLHKQLKLTGEGARLCRSCEQLFNSLDEELNDIRSNELSGRLTIYARPSISLCWLVPRIHDFHRQYPAIQLDILTGNDDINFQTEFIDVALYYTSGPFPGLSNIELMSEEVTPVCSPAYAELHNLIDNPDNIRHCSLLHDCKAWPQAAYNAEWLEWVERHQISGVNYNRGLSFDRSDLAMIAAINNAGLAIGRKRLVDKHLRSGELIAPFPALISPATYQYHAVYSADITPNPRVKVLLAWLQQQADKF